A region from the Flavobacterium enshiense genome encodes:
- the nadE gene encoding NAD(+) synthase — protein sequence MTTTDTFQADKINTLIVNWLREYATNAKVKGFVVGISGGIDSALTSTLCAQTGMPTLCVEMPIHQAPNQVSRGKEHIEQLQKRFPNVSSAVAELTPVFEGFKTQVPASENEALLHLTLANTRARLRMTTLYYFAGLHSALVAGTGNKVEDFGVGFFTKYGDGGVDISPIADLLKSEVRKLSAYLQVPESILVAKPTDGLFTDAAQETDRSDEDQLGATYDELEIAMQALADGKTENDFEGREKEVFRIFSRLNITNQHKMTKIPVCLVPNELK from the coding sequence ATGACAACAACAGACACTTTTCAGGCCGATAAAATCAACACTCTAATAGTTAACTGGTTGCGCGAATATGCAACAAACGCAAAAGTAAAAGGTTTTGTTGTGGGGATTTCAGGCGGTATCGATTCAGCCTTAACCTCAACACTTTGCGCACAAACCGGAATGCCAACCTTATGTGTTGAAATGCCGATTCACCAAGCACCCAACCAGGTTTCCAGAGGAAAAGAACATATTGAACAATTACAAAAGAGATTTCCGAACGTTTCAAGCGCAGTAGCCGAACTGACACCGGTTTTTGAAGGATTTAAAACACAAGTTCCGGCATCGGAAAACGAAGCATTGCTACATTTGACTTTAGCCAACACACGTGCCCGCCTTCGCATGACAACACTTTATTATTTTGCAGGTTTACACAGCGCTCTAGTAGCGGGTACCGGAAATAAAGTGGAAGATTTTGGTGTCGGTTTCTTTACCAAATATGGCGATGGAGGTGTAGACATCAGTCCGATTGCCGACTTATTAAAAAGCGAGGTCAGAAAACTGTCTGCTTACCTACAAGTTCCCGAAAGCATCTTAGTCGCAAAACCGACGGACGGATTGTTTACGGATGCAGCCCAAGAAACCGACCGAAGTGATGAAGATCAATTGGGAGCGACCTATGATGAACTTGAAATTGCGATGCAGGCATTAGCGGATGGAAAGACCGAAAACGACTTTGAAGGACGTGAAAAAGAGGTTTTCAGAATATTCTCACGACTAAATATAACAAATCAACATAAAATGACAAAGATTCCTGTGTGTTTGGTCCCAAATGAATTGAAATAA
- a CDS encoding response regulator transcription factor, translated as MIKVCLADNHPVVQFGVKAYFKDNPDISLVGVVSNLDDLDEVLKKKSLDVVILDLELEGLSSINLVKSLIRDYSDTKIVVFTNLGEQIYAPNALKAGVSAYIHKNSKLEDLESAIKKVNEGAVIFSDAVKKNLALLNKGKKSDRLYRKLSSREIEVLRYLSDGKKNKEIAKLLTLNEKTISTYKLRLLTKLHVTNLVDLVNKAKTLEIV; from the coding sequence ATGATAAAAGTGTGTTTAGCCGACAATCATCCTGTCGTACAGTTTGGGGTGAAAGCCTATTTTAAAGACAATCCGGATATTAGTCTTGTAGGTGTCGTTAGTAATTTGGACGATTTGGACGAAGTACTAAAAAAGAAATCTTTGGATGTAGTCATTCTTGATTTGGAACTGGAAGGACTGTCAAGCATCAACTTGGTTAAGTCTCTTATAAGAGATTACTCTGACACTAAAATTGTGGTTTTCACTAATTTAGGAGAACAAATTTATGCACCTAACGCATTAAAAGCGGGTGTTTCTGCTTATATACATAAAAACTCAAAATTAGAAGATTTAGAAAGCGCTATCAAGAAAGTAAACGAAGGAGCTGTTATCTTTAGTGATGCTGTGAAGAAGAACCTTGCATTACTTAATAAAGGTAAAAAATCCGATCGTTTGTACCGAAAATTATCATCACGAGAAATTGAAGTATTACGTTATTTGAGCGACGGAAAGAAAAACAAAGAGATTGCAAAATTGCTTACGCTAAACGAAAAAACCATCAGTACTTACAAATTACGTTTGTTAACAAAGTTACATGTAACAAATTTGGTAGATTTAGTTAATAAAGCCAAAACGCTTGAAATCGTTTAA
- the dnaG gene encoding DNA primase — protein MISQNTIETVFETARVEEVIGDFVQLKRAGTNLKGLSPFSNEKSPSFMVSPVKQIWKDFSSGKGGNAVTFLMEHEHFSYPEAIRYLAKKYNIEIEETEQTDADKAEANEKESMYLVSEFAQKYFHNVLMHTDEGKAIGYSYFKERGFTKDTIEKFGLGYSPETWDAFTLEALGKGYKLDYLDKTGLSIVKEGKQFDRFKGRVMFPIQSMSGRILGFGGRILTNDKKAAKYLNSPESEIYHKSKVLYGIFHAKQAIAKQDNCFLVEGYTDVIQMHQAGIENVVASSGTALTPDQIRLVNRLTKNITVLFDGDAAGLRASIRGIDLILEEGMNVKVCTFPEGEDPDSFAKKTPYDDLVAYLSDNAMDFIQFKASLLMKEAKNDPIKKAELIRDMVMSISKIPDKIKREIYIQECSRIMDISEDVLFNTLAQLVQKDVQEVGKKQKADQKAFEVVKSNPEAVSASVDVQYELERKIIEILLLYGTAEEEFEDVLLKVNEEGEAIEVKELNNYKVYQRIYLSLQEDEVELANPLFRGIYNDLVNYFHQNEKFELEHYLMRLDPELAQGVTHILMEEEREALHNWDAQQIVVKQKNQTISQYVSETILTLRWFLVDKIINELKNSISSEPEADNSEILSSAMDYYKLINSFSSKLGRVLSRYS, from the coding sequence TTGATTTCACAAAATACCATAGAAACCGTATTTGAAACCGCCCGTGTCGAGGAGGTTATCGGGGATTTTGTGCAGTTAAAAAGGGCTGGAACTAACCTTAAGGGTTTAAGTCCCTTTTCCAATGAGAAGTCACCTTCCTTCATGGTGTCGCCGGTAAAACAGATCTGGAAGGATTTTAGTTCGGGTAAAGGCGGGAATGCAGTGACGTTCCTAATGGAGCACGAGCATTTTTCGTATCCGGAAGCCATTCGATACCTGGCAAAAAAATATAATATCGAGATTGAAGAAACCGAACAGACGGATGCTGATAAAGCGGAAGCAAATGAAAAGGAAAGTATGTATCTGGTTTCGGAATTCGCGCAGAAATATTTCCACAATGTTTTAATGCACACCGATGAAGGGAAAGCCATTGGATATTCCTATTTCAAAGAACGTGGATTTACGAAAGACACTATCGAAAAATTCGGTTTAGGTTATTCTCCTGAAACTTGGGATGCTTTCACTTTAGAAGCGCTCGGAAAAGGCTACAAGCTGGATTATCTTGATAAAACCGGATTGTCCATTGTAAAGGAAGGTAAGCAGTTCGACCGTTTCAAAGGGCGTGTGATGTTTCCGATTCAAAGTATGTCCGGTCGTATTCTGGGTTTTGGCGGACGAATCTTGACCAATGATAAAAAAGCGGCAAAATACCTGAATTCTCCTGAAAGTGAAATTTACCACAAGAGTAAAGTGCTTTATGGAATTTTTCATGCCAAGCAGGCAATTGCCAAGCAGGATAATTGTTTTTTAGTGGAAGGTTATACCGATGTGATTCAGATGCATCAAGCAGGAATCGAAAATGTGGTGGCATCTTCAGGAACAGCTTTGACTCCGGATCAAATCCGATTGGTCAACCGACTTACCAAAAATATTACGGTGCTCTTTGACGGAGATGCAGCCGGACTCCGCGCTTCTATTCGTGGAATCGACCTGATTCTGGAAGAAGGAATGAATGTGAAAGTCTGCACTTTTCCAGAAGGAGAGGATCCGGACAGTTTTGCAAAGAAAACCCCATACGATGATTTGGTGGCTTACCTGAGTGATAATGCTATGGACTTTATTCAGTTCAAAGCTTCATTACTGATGAAGGAAGCCAAGAACGATCCGATCAAAAAAGCAGAACTCATCAGGGATATGGTGATGAGTATTTCCAAAATTCCTGATAAAATTAAACGCGAAATTTACATTCAGGAATGTTCCCGAATCATGGATATTTCAGAGGATGTGCTTTTCAATACTTTGGCACAGCTAGTCCAGAAAGATGTTCAGGAGGTCGGTAAGAAACAGAAAGCAGACCAGAAAGCCTTTGAGGTTGTAAAAAGCAATCCGGAAGCTGTTTCAGCATCCGTAGACGTTCAGTATGAATTGGAACGAAAAATAATCGAAATATTGCTTTTGTACGGAACCGCCGAAGAGGAATTTGAGGATGTTTTACTCAAAGTCAACGAAGAAGGCGAAGCTATAGAAGTAAAAGAACTCAATAATTACAAAGTTTACCAGCGAATTTATCTTAGCTTACAGGAAGATGAGGTGGAATTGGCGAATCCTTTGTTTCGTGGCATATACAACGACCTGGTTAACTATTTTCATCAGAACGAAAAGTTCGAACTGGAACACTATCTGATGCGTCTTGATCCGGAATTGGCACAAGGAGTAACCCATATTCTTATGGAAGAAGAACGTGAGGCATTGCATAATTGGGATGCACAGCAAATCGTGGTAAAACAAAAAAACCAAACGATTAGTCAATATGTCTCTGAAACGATATTGACTCTCCGCTGGTTTTTAGTGGATAAGATTATTAATGAATTAAAGAATAGTATATCAAGCGAACCAGAAGCAGATAACTCGGAAATCCTTTCTTCTGCCATGGATTATTATAAACTAATCAATTCTTTTTCGTCTAAGCTTGGTAGAGTTTTGTCTCGATACAGTTAA
- a CDS encoding RNA polymerase sigma factor translates to MKVIDLHQEEKEIIQLAVENNRHAQHKIYSKHAPKMLSVCRQYIKDVQQAEDVMITAFMKVFSNLKNFEHKGSFEGWIRRIMVNESISFLRVQKQVKFTEDENYFEERYNNIESQFSVEDIQFLIDSLPDGYRMVFNLYAIEGYKHQEIAEMLNISEGTSKSQLSHARKLLQSQVNKLKNYENGTE, encoded by the coding sequence ATGAAAGTAATAGACTTACATCAGGAGGAAAAAGAAATCATACAGTTGGCTGTCGAAAACAACCGACACGCCCAACATAAGATTTACTCGAAACACGCTCCAAAAATGCTGAGTGTCTGCCGACAATATATAAAAGACGTGCAGCAGGCAGAAGATGTAATGATAACCGCTTTTATGAAAGTGTTTTCCAATCTGAAAAATTTCGAACACAAAGGCAGTTTCGAAGGATGGATCCGGCGGATTATGGTAAACGAGAGTATTTCGTTTTTGAGAGTACAAAAACAGGTAAAGTTTACGGAAGACGAAAATTATTTTGAAGAACGGTACAATAACATCGAAAGCCAGTTTTCTGTTGAAGACATTCAGTTTTTGATTGACAGTCTTCCGGATGGTTACCGAATGGTTTTTAACCTTTATGCCATTGAAGGATACAAACATCAGGAAATTGCCGAAATGCTGAACATTAGCGAAGGAACTTCGAAATCGCAGTTGTCACATGCCCGAAAATTGCTCCAAAGTCAAGTGAATAAACTTAAAAATTATGAAAATGGAACCGAATAA
- a CDS encoding polyprenyl synthetase family protein, translated as MKIVEQIKEPISLEMELFETKFRDSMSSKVALLNRITHYIVNRKGKQMRPMFVFLTAKMVSGGTINERAYRGAAVIELIHTATLVHDDVVDDSNRRRGFFSVNALWKNKIAVLVGDFLLSKGLLLSIDNNDFDLLKIISVAVREMSEGELLQIEKARRLDITEEVYYEIIRQKTATLIAACCSLGACAVFPEDKEVIERMRKFGELIGMAFQIKDDLFDYTDDAIGKPTGIDIKEQKMTLPLIYTLNNCSSKEKSWVINSVKNHNKDKKRVREVIQFVKDKNGLTYAEHKMVQFQKDALQLIEDFPHSAYKDALILMVNYVIERKK; from the coding sequence ATGAAAATCGTTGAACAGATAAAGGAGCCGATTAGTCTTGAAATGGAACTTTTTGAAACGAAGTTTCGTGATTCTATGTCTTCTAAAGTGGCTCTTTTAAACAGAATCACTCATTATATCGTAAACCGAAAAGGGAAACAAATGCGTCCAATGTTTGTCTTTCTTACCGCGAAAATGGTATCGGGCGGAACGATAAACGAGCGGGCATATCGCGGCGCTGCAGTTATCGAGCTGATCCATACAGCCACGCTGGTTCATGATGACGTGGTGGATGACAGCAACCGCCGCCGCGGATTTTTCTCTGTCAACGCCTTATGGAAAAATAAGATTGCTGTCTTGGTTGGTGACTTTTTGCTTTCCAAAGGTCTGCTGCTTTCCATTGATAATAATGATTTCGACTTACTGAAAATTATTTCGGTAGCTGTTCGCGAAATGAGCGAAGGTGAATTGCTTCAGATTGAAAAGGCACGCAGATTGGACATCACCGAAGAAGTTTATTACGAAATCATACGCCAAAAAACAGCCACGTTGATTGCTGCCTGTTGTTCGCTTGGAGCTTGTGCCGTTTTTCCAGAGGACAAGGAAGTAATTGAACGCATGCGTAAATTTGGAGAGTTGATCGGAATGGCTTTCCAAATTAAAGACGACTTGTTCGATTATACTGATGATGCTATTGGAAAACCAACCGGTATCGATATCAAAGAACAAAAAATGACCTTGCCCCTTATTTATACCCTAAATAATTGTTCTTCCAAAGAAAAAAGCTGGGTGATTAATTCGGTAAAGAATCATAATAAAGATAAAAAACGCGTTCGCGAAGTTATTCAGTTCGTAAAAGATAAAAACGGATTGACATACGCCGAACACAAGATGGTGCAATTCCAAAAAGACGCACTTCAACTCATTGAAGATTTTCCCCATTCTGCCTATAAAGATGCCCTTATATTGATGGTAAATTATGTGATTGAAAGAAAAAAATAA
- the rlmN gene encoding 23S rRNA (adenine(2503)-C(2))-methyltransferase RlmN, translated as MQMEKKDIRALTKDQLRDFFVTNGDKAFRGNQVYEWLWHKRAHKFEDMTNVSKHTREMLEANFVINHIKVDTMQRSSDGTVKNAVRLHDDLIVESVLIPTETRTTACVSSQVGCSLDCNFCATARLKRMRNLNPDEIYDQVAAIDSESRLYYNRPLSNIVFMGMGEPLMNYPNVMKAIDKITSPEGLGMSPKRITVSTSGISKMIMKMADDDVKFKLAVSLHSAIEEIRNEIMPFTKSFPLPELKEALEYWYKKTKSKVTYEYVVWKGINDDKKSIDALVKFCKYVPCKVNLIEYNPIDDGQFQQASQKAIEDYIMALERNDIVVKVRRSRGKDIDAACGQLANKEG; from the coding sequence ATGCAAATGGAGAAGAAGGATATACGCGCATTAACGAAAGACCAGTTACGCGATTTTTTTGTTACGAACGGAGATAAAGCCTTTCGTGGTAATCAGGTGTACGAATGGTTGTGGCATAAGCGCGCGCATAAGTTTGAGGACATGACCAATGTTTCCAAGCATACACGTGAAATGTTGGAAGCAAATTTCGTAATCAATCACATCAAGGTTGATACGATGCAGCGCAGTTCTGACGGGACCGTGAAAAATGCTGTTCGTCTTCATGATGATCTGATAGTAGAGTCAGTTTTGATCCCGACCGAAACGCGAACTACAGCCTGTGTTTCCAGTCAGGTGGGTTGCAGTCTGGATTGTAATTTCTGTGCAACGGCAAGATTGAAAAGAATGCGTAACCTAAACCCGGATGAGATTTACGATCAGGTGGCGGCTATCGACAGTGAAAGTCGTTTGTATTACAACCGTCCATTATCCAATATAGTTTTCATGGGAATGGGGGAGCCGTTGATGAACTATCCAAATGTAATGAAGGCGATTGATAAAATCACATCTCCTGAAGGTTTGGGAATGTCGCCGAAACGTATCACAGTTTCCACATCGGGGATTTCGAAAATGATTATGAAAATGGCCGATGACGATGTGAAATTCAAACTGGCTGTTTCTTTGCACTCGGCTATTGAGGAAATCCGAAACGAAATTATGCCGTTCACCAAGAGTTTTCCTTTGCCTGAATTGAAGGAAGCATTAGAATACTGGTACAAGAAAACAAAAAGTAAGGTTACCTATGAATATGTGGTTTGGAAAGGAATCAACGATGACAAGAAATCGATTGACGCCTTGGTGAAATTCTGCAAATACGTTCCGTGTAAAGTAAACTTAATTGAATACAATCCGATTGACGACGGTCAGTTTCAGCAGGCTTCCCAGAAAGCCATTGAAGATTATATTATGGCTCTTGAGCGAAATGACATTGTTGTTAAAGTACGCCGAAGCCGAGGAAAGGACATTGATGCCGCCTGTGGTCAGTTGGCCAATAAAGAAGGATAA